A window from Ignavibacteriota bacterium encodes these proteins:
- a CDS encoding carbohydrate kinase gives MTKNYLLGYDIGSSSVKVSIIDSETGELVGSAFSPETEMKINASEIGWAEQHPNEWWKNLVIANKKALQKINANNYEISGIGISYQMHGLVMVDKTHTVIHPSIIWCDSRAVEIGDNAFNNLGADYCLGNCLNSPGNFTASKLKWVKENKPEIYSKIYKVMLPGDFIAHKLSGEINTTISGLSEGIFWDFKNNNLADQLFEYYGIEKNMIPDIVPTFSVQGKLKKEAAEELGIKSGIPISYRAGDQPNNAFSLNVLNPGEIAATAGTSGVVYGIVEDNSYDKFSRVNSFAHVNYSNEKPIKGVLLCINGTGIMYSWLRNEAMHSSESYESLNQLASEINVGSDGVLVLPFGNGAERVLRNQNIGANIFGINFNNHSRNHIIRAAQEGIAFTFRYGIDIMKEMGIAVNTMRAGKANMFLSDIFSEAVSNSTNSVVELYNTDGAQGAARGAGVGSGIYNSFDEAFIGFKKLKIVEPNQELVKKYDEVYNKWKNKLNQFLVV, from the coding sequence ATGACAAAAAATTATTTACTCGGATATGATATTGGTAGTTCATCTGTTAAGGTTTCTATTATTGATAGTGAAACAGGCGAACTTGTTGGTTCAGCTTTTTCTCCGGAAACTGAAATGAAAATAAATGCGTCAGAAATTGGCTGGGCAGAGCAGCATCCAAATGAATGGTGGAAAAATTTAGTAATTGCAAATAAAAAAGCTTTGCAAAAAATAAATGCAAATAATTATGAAATAAGCGGAATTGGTATTTCGTATCAAATGCATGGATTGGTTATGGTTGATAAAACTCATACTGTAATTCATCCATCAATTATTTGGTGTGATAGTCGTGCCGTAGAAATTGGTGATAATGCATTTAATAATCTTGGTGCGGATTATTGTCTTGGTAACTGTTTAAATTCTCCAGGAAATTTTACTGCATCAAAATTAAAATGGGTTAAAGAAAACAAACCGGAAATTTATTCTAAAATTTATAAAGTTATGCTTCCCGGTGATTTTATTGCTCATAAATTATCCGGTGAAATTAATACTACAATTTCCGGATTAAGCGAAGGAATTTTTTGGGATTTTAAAAACAACAATTTAGCCGATCAACTATTTGAATATTACGGAATTGAAAAAAATATGATTCCGGATATTGTGCCAACATTTTCCGTACAAGGGAAATTGAAAAAGGAAGCTGCAGAAGAATTGGGGATAAAATCCGGAATTCCAATTTCATATAGAGCAGGTGATCAACCTAATAATGCATTTTCGCTTAATGTTTTAAATCCCGGCGAAATTGCTGCAACAGCCGGAACTTCCGGAGTGGTTTATGGAATTGTTGAAGATAATTCATACGATAAATTTTCAAGAGTTAATAGTTTTGCTCATGTAAATTACTCAAATGAAAAACCAATAAAAGGTGTTTTGCTTTGCATTAACGGAACGGGAATAATGTATAGCTGGCTTAGAAATGAAGCAATGCACTCAAGTGAATCCTACGAAAGTTTAAATCAATTAGCATCAGAAATTAATGTTGGTTCAGATGGTGTTTTAGTTCTTCCTTTTGGAAATGGAGCAGAACGTGTTTTGAGAAATCAAAATATTGGCGCAAATATTTTCGGAATTAATTTTAATAATCATTCGCGAAATCATATAATTAGAGCGGCACAAGAAGGTATTGCATTTACTTTCAGATATGGCATTGATATTATGAAAGAAATGGGAATTGCTGTAAATACAATGCGTGCCGGAAAAGCTAATATGTTTTTAAGTGATATTTTTTCTGAAGCTGTCTCTAATTCAACAAATTCTGTTGTGGAATTATATAATACTGATGGCGCACAGGGTGCTGCTCGTGGTGCTGGCGTTGGTTCTGGAATTTATAATTCATTTGATGAAGCATTTATTGGATTTAAGAAATTAAAAATTGTAGAACCAAATCAAGAATTAGTAAAAAAATATGATGAAGTTTACAACAAGTGGAAAAATAAATTAAATCAATTTTTAGTTGTGTAA
- a CDS encoding sugar kinase translates to MSNKVVTFGEIMLRLSTEGFSRFVQSQKFDVTFGGGEANVAVALSNYGLESSFVTKLPKHEIGQSAVNHLRRFGVNTNYISRGGDRIGIYFLETGASQRASKVIYDRSNSAIANVEQKDFNWDEIFENCNWFHWTGITPAIGKKTQIVLEDALKIAKSKNIKISCDLNFRKKMWTSEEAQKVMIPLMEYVDVCIANEEDAEKSLGEKLGKTEIEKASIDEEGYIKTAELLKNKYNFDAVAITLRESYSASKNGWSAILFDDKDCVKPYRSKKYDIEIVDRVGGGDSFASGLIYGLLKYKNSKEALEFAVGASCLKHSIPGDFNLVSVDEVEKLIKGDGSGRVER, encoded by the coding sequence ATGAGCAACAAAGTTGTAACATTTGGTGAAATTATGTTGAGATTATCAACCGAAGGATTTTCACGATTTGTACAATCACAAAAATTTGATGTTACGTTTGGCGGAGGCGAAGCTAATGTAGCTGTTGCTCTTTCCAATTACGGATTGGAAAGTTCTTTTGTAACAAAATTACCTAAGCACGAAATTGGGCAATCTGCTGTTAATCATTTAAGAAGATTTGGTGTAAATACAAATTACATTTCAAGAGGCGGTGATAGAATAGGGATTTATTTTTTGGAAACCGGTGCGAGCCAAAGAGCTTCCAAAGTAATTTATGATAGGTCAAATTCTGCAATTGCTAATGTTGAACAAAAAGATTTTAATTGGGATGAAATTTTTGAAAACTGCAATTGGTTTCATTGGACGGGAATTACTCCAGCTATTGGGAAGAAAACACAAATTGTTTTAGAAGATGCACTCAAAATTGCAAAATCAAAAAATATTAAAATTAGTTGTGATTTAAATTTTAGAAAAAAAATGTGGACTTCCGAAGAAGCCCAAAAAGTTATGATTCCATTAATGGAATATGTAGATGTTTGCATTGCCAATGAAGAAGATGCTGAAAAAAGTTTAGGCGAAAAACTTGGCAAAACTGAAATTGAAAAAGCCTCAATTGATGAAGAAGGATATATCAAAACTGCTGAATTACTTAAGAATAAATATAATTTTGATGCTGTTGCAATTACGTTACGAGAAAGTTATTCTGCATCAAAGAATGGTTGGAGTGCAATTTTATTTGATGATAAAGATTGCGTGAAACCATATCGATCAAAAAAATATGATATTGAAATTGTTGATAGAGTTGGCGGTGGCGATTCTTTTGCAAGCGGATTAATTTACGGTTTATTAAAATATAAAAATTCAAAAGAAGCATTAGAGTTTGCTGTTGGAGCTTCATGTTTGAAACATTCAATTCCAGGAGATTTTAATTTAGTTAGTGTTGATGAAGTTGAAAAATTAATAAAGGGAGACGGCTCCGGAAGAGTTGAGAGATAA
- a CDS encoding PAS domain S-box protein, producing the protein MDKIKVLSKKFFNLLQRPHYKIALIYLIISFLWIIFSDKIAYEAFSSLESFKYIQSVKGLFFIIATSLLIFLLIRNDYRTIKEKNNQLNDSKIKMQLAFDSSNIGTYEFDIENDLVYFDEKSQEIFGVKKSQLKSHEILNQIHPNDLQMATESLEKAIRNENEIKSIATFRIMRNNEIRWIDSTIIMYTNEDKKSLKNKWGIGTFLDITDKKKSTEQLTILQYAIENANIGIFKIDEEGNINYTNQFACDYLGYTKEEISNLNISDIDRTMIPERFKKHRKFVKENIYNTIETTHTKKDGTSFPVEVTVNYFSYENQLLAISFSKDITERKQSAEKILREKNILRLFIQYAPAAIAMFDNEMKYVSVSKRYCLDYNISDENIIGKSHYEIFPEIGDNWKQIHKQCLAGKTEKCDEDQFLRMDGNIDWVRWEIRPWYENKDQIGGIILFSELITNQKNAEEKIRLSEERLKVALQGADLGTYDWNVETNEVIYDERWAEMLGLNVNEISKSFDTWVNLVNQEDYLYVQKKLEDHMNGLTEFYEAEYRIKHKNGNWIWILDKGKVVEKNVNGKPQRVAGTHMDISARKEAEIELNKTKDQLRALFANIDNVREDERKNLARELHDELGQVLTSLNMNLSLLKNNIENNLFDNNQLISELTEMSEIIDESKINMKKLIRSLRPEYLDNLGLIPAINHLIEEFNKNKSVCINLNCNFDEINFDPKKENILYRVVQETLTNIIKHAKASKVEVNLFIDDSKLFVNISDDGIGINSTDYYKENSFGIIGMRERLSQIGSDLEIVSEQKKGTKISFEISM; encoded by the coding sequence TTGGATAAAATAAAAGTCTTATCTAAAAAATTTTTTAATTTACTTCAACGACCACATTATAAAATCGCTTTAATTTATTTAATTATTTCTTTTCTTTGGATTATCTTCTCAGATAAAATTGCTTACGAAGCTTTTTCATCTCTTGAATCATTCAAATATATTCAGTCAGTTAAAGGTTTGTTTTTTATCATCGCAACTTCATTGCTAATTTTTCTTTTAATAAGAAATGATTACAGAACAATTAAAGAAAAAAATAATCAACTAAATGATAGTAAAATAAAAATGCAACTTGCATTTGATTCATCAAATATTGGCACTTACGAATTTGACATTGAAAATGATTTGGTTTACTTTGATGAAAAATCGCAAGAAATTTTTGGAGTTAAAAAAAGTCAATTAAAATCTCATGAAATATTAAATCAAATTCATCCAAATGATTTGCAAATGGCAACAGAATCTTTAGAAAAAGCTATTCGTAATGAAAATGAAATAAAATCAATTGCCACTTTTAGAATAATGAGAAATAATGAAATCCGCTGGATTGATTCAACTATTATAATGTATACTAATGAAGACAAGAAATCTTTAAAAAATAAGTGGGGAATTGGAACCTTTTTAGATATTACCGATAAAAAAAAATCAACCGAACAACTTACAATTTTGCAATATGCTATTGAAAATGCAAATATTGGAATATTTAAAATTGATGAAGAAGGAAATATAAATTATACAAATCAATTTGCATGCGATTATTTGGGATATACCAAAGAAGAAATTTCTAATTTAAATATTTCTGATATTGATAGAACAATGATTCCGGAAAGATTTAAAAAACATAGAAAATTTGTTAAAGAAAATATTTATAATACTATTGAAACAACTCACACAAAAAAAGACGGAACCTCATTTCCGGTAGAAGTTACAGTAAATTATTTTTCTTACGAAAACCAATTACTGGCAATTTCTTTTTCTAAGGATATTACAGAGCGAAAACAATCAGCAGAAAAAATATTACGAGAAAAAAATATATTAAGATTGTTTATTCAATACGCACCAGCAGCAATTGCAATGTTTGATAATGAAATGAAATACGTTTCTGTTAGTAAAAGATATTGTTTGGATTATAATATTTCCGATGAAAATATTATTGGAAAAAGTCATTATGAAATTTTTCCGGAAATCGGAGATAATTGGAAACAAATTCACAAACAATGTTTAGCTGGAAAAACCGAAAAATGTGACGAAGACCAATTCCTAAGAATGGATGGAAATATTGATTGGGTTCGTTGGGAAATTCGTCCTTGGTACGAAAATAAAGATCAAATTGGCGGAATAATTTTATTTTCGGAATTAATTACAAATCAGAAAAATGCCGAAGAAAAAATTAGATTAAGTGAGGAAAGATTAAAGGTTGCACTGCAAGGAGCAGATTTGGGAACATACGATTGGAACGTTGAAACTAATGAAGTTATTTACGATGAAAGATGGGCAGAAATGTTAGGATTAAATGTTAATGAAATTTCAAAATCTTTTGATACTTGGGTGAATTTGGTTAATCAAGAAGATTATTTATATGTTCAAAAAAAACTTGAAGATCATATGAATGGATTAACTGAATTTTATGAAGCAGAATATAGAATTAAACATAAAAACGGAAATTGGATTTGGATTTTAGATAAAGGAAAAGTTGTTGAAAAAAATGTAAATGGCAAACCCCAAAGAGTTGCGGGAACACATATGGATATTTCTGCAAGAAAAGAAGCAGAAATCGAACTCAATAAAACTAAAGATCAACTAAGAGCACTTTTTGCAAATATTGATAATGTTAGAGAAGATGAACGAAAAAATTTAGCTCGTGAACTGCATGATGAACTTGGGCAAGTTTTAACATCGTTAAATATGAATTTGAGTTTGCTTAAAAATAATATTGAAAATAATTTATTTGATAATAATCAGTTGATTTCTGAATTAACTGAAATGAGCGAGATTATTGATGAATCAAAAATAAATATGAAAAAATTAATTCGTTCATTAAGACCGGAATATTTAGATAATTTGGGTTTGATTCCAGCTATAAATCATCTTATAGAAGAATTTAATAAGAATAAAAGTGTTTGCATAAACCTAAATTGTAATTTTGATGAAATAAATTTTGATCCCAAAAAAGAAAATATATTATATCGCGTTGTTCAAGAAACTTTGACTAATATTATTAAACATGCCAAAGCTTCAAAGGTAGAAGTCAATTTATTCATTGATGATAGCAAATTGTTTGTAAATATTAGTGATGACGGAATTGGAATAAATTCGACAGATTACTATAAAGAAAATTCTTTTGGAATAATCGGAATGAGAGAAAGATTATCTCAAATAGGAAGTGATTTAGAAATTGTAAGCGAGCAAAAAAAAGGTACAAAAATCAGTTTTGAAATTTCTATGTAA
- a CDS encoding response regulator transcription factor, whose amino-acid sequence MIKVIIADDHKLIRAGLRKLFEHEIDIEIAAETEDPNKIIDLVKNISADILLLDLQFPGKSGLDILKDVKIVNPKLHVLILSMHPEERYAIRALKSGASGYISKDSDPDQILEAIRKIYSGRKFISPELSEQLLFSMDSNKPLHEYLSDREFQILHLIAKGKTQTNIAEELSLSVSTVNTYRARILDKLNLKTTSDLIHYAIENRLVD is encoded by the coding sequence ATGATTAAAGTAATTATAGCAGATGATCACAAACTAATTAGAGCTGGATTAAGAAAATTATTTGAACATGAAATTGATATTGAAATTGCTGCAGAAACAGAAGACCCAAATAAAATAATAGATTTAGTTAAAAATATTTCAGCTGATATTTTATTGTTGGATTTGCAATTTCCGGGAAAGAGCGGATTAGATATTTTAAAGGATGTAAAAATTGTAAATCCAAAATTACACGTTTTAATTTTAAGTATGCATCCGGAAGAACGATATGCAATTAGAGCGCTAAAATCCGGAGCAAGCGGATATATATCAAAAGATTCGGATCCCGATCAAATTTTAGAAGCAATAAGAAAAATTTATTCCGGTAGAAAATTTATAAGTCCGGAACTTTCCGAACAATTACTTTTTAGTATGGATTCAAACAAACCGCTTCACGAATATTTATCCGATAGAGAATTTCAAATTTTACATTTAATTGCAAAAGGAAAAACGCAAACAAATATTGCAGAAGAACTTTCTTTAAGTGTTAGCACTGTAAATACATATCGTGCAAGAATTTTAGATAAATTAAATTTGAAAACTACTTCGGATTTAATTCATTATGCAATTGAAAATAGATTAGTTGATTAG
- a CDS encoding response regulator transcription factor encodes MTILIVDDSTNIRKALVKSLNSLVPQVKKIIQKEDIDDAIATIEKEKPDIMILDLMLKSGTGLDLLKAIKLKENRPMTILYSNFLDSQYKSSAKKLGVEEYFDKSDDIFKLVDIIKKYIK; translated from the coding sequence ATGACAATTCTTATTGTGGATGATTCAACAAATATTAGAAAGGCGTTGGTAAAATCATTAAATTCTTTAGTTCCGCAAGTTAAGAAAATTATTCAAAAAGAAGACATAGATGATGCAATAGCAACAATTGAAAAGGAAAAACCGGATATTATGATTTTGGATTTAATGCTAAAATCCGGAACTGGTTTAGATCTTTTAAAAGCCATAAAGTTAAAAGAAAACAGACCCATGACGATTTTATATTCAAATTTTTTAGATAGCCAGTATAAATCTTCAGCAAAAAAACTTGGTGTTGAAGAATATTTTGATAAATCAGATGATATTTTCAAGTTGGTTGATATTATAAAAAAATATATTAAATAA
- a CDS encoding PAS domain S-box protein, with protein sequence MKNLNILIVDDSFEKKKIIIDTINSINHYSYKISETSTLQNLHKLISSYNIDVILLNSKIAGWNGISSYNNLEKEFPHIGKIIIIDHEDDPILDVLLKNSSSNYLIIDKFNKDEFFKTIHSVEKWKNKLQEISNTKSFFQATIDSLNELIAIIDESGKIIYTNKSWQIFSSSFSEPNKFGIGEIYFDILNKISVDDFSLSITSTAIKDILNEEKINFNIELPVKINERELWYSLNLTSFNENGEKRIVAAHQNITHLKEAEKAKEISEKVFKHSIDFLFISGLDGYLKEINSTWTKSLGWKNKELLSKPWVEFIHQDDINITKSIIGGRINETECIQFTNRIMCKDNSFRWLTWNLYSYPQDNIIFGVARDITDNKRIELELLRSQKNAEKSDRLKSEFLTQISHEIRTPLNSLLGFASLIKLDLGDNITEDLTEAFQHMDLAGKRIFRTIELLIKISELHTDNYEPEFCRVNILELLEHLVEEYKPIAEQKNLILKLINSTESAELILDKKSIVDVFSNLIDNAIKFTRKGSVTIQLKQTLFNEISVSVIDTGIGISEKFIGYMFHPFSQETTGYTRKFDGNGLGLALVKQYCDLNKAEIFASSEKGVGSNFTIIFQ encoded by the coding sequence ATGAAAAATTTAAATATTCTTATTGTAGATGATAGTTTTGAAAAAAAGAAAATAATTATAGATACAATAAATTCAATTAATCATTATTCGTATAAAATTTCTGAAACATCAACACTTCAAAATCTTCATAAATTAATTTCCAGTTATAACATTGATGTAATTTTGTTAAATTCTAAAATTGCTGGTTGGAATGGAATAAGCTCTTATAATAATCTCGAAAAAGAATTTCCGCATATTGGTAAAATTATAATTATTGATCATGAGGATGATCCAATACTTGACGTTCTTTTAAAAAATTCCTCCAGCAATTATTTGATCATTGATAAGTTTAACAAAGATGAATTCTTCAAAACAATACATTCTGTTGAGAAATGGAAAAATAAGTTGCAAGAAATAAGTAATACAAAAAGTTTTTTTCAAGCTACCATTGATTCTTTAAATGAGTTAATTGCAATTATTGACGAAAGCGGGAAAATTATTTATACAAATAAATCGTGGCAAATTTTTTCTTCATCATTTAGTGAACCAAATAAATTTGGTATCGGAGAAATTTATTTCGATATTTTAAATAAAATTTCCGTTGATGATTTTTCTTTAAGTATTACAAGTACTGCAATCAAAGACATTTTAAATGAAGAAAAAATTAATTTCAATATTGAATTACCAGTTAAAATAAATGAAAGAGAATTATGGTATTCACTTAATTTAACTTCATTTAATGAAAATGGTGAGAAAAGAATTGTTGCTGCACATCAAAATATTACACATTTAAAGGAAGCTGAAAAAGCCAAAGAAATAAGTGAAAAAGTTTTTAAACATTCAATAGACTTTTTATTTATCAGTGGTTTAGATGGATATCTTAAAGAAATTAATTCTACTTGGACCAAATCCTTAGGATGGAAAAATAAAGAACTGCTATCAAAACCTTGGGTTGAATTCATTCACCAAGATGATATTAATATTACGAAAAGTATAATTGGCGGAAGAATAAACGAAACTGAATGCATTCAGTTTACAAACCGCATAATGTGTAAAGATAATAGTTTTAGATGGCTTACTTGGAATTTATATTCTTACCCTCAAGATAATATAATTTTTGGTGTTGCAAGAGATATTACGGATAATAAAAGAATTGAATTGGAATTATTGAGAAGTCAAAAAAATGCAGAAAAATCTGATAGACTTAAATCAGAGTTTTTAACCCAAATTTCTCATGAAATTAGAACTCCACTAAATTCATTATTAGGTTTTGCATCGTTAATAAAATTAGATCTTGGTGATAATATAACAGAAGATTTAACAGAAGCTTTTCAACATATGGATTTAGCCGGAAAAAGAATTTTTAGAACAATTGAATTATTAATAAAAATATCTGAACTTCATACTGATAATTATGAGCCGGAATTTTGCAGAGTAAATATTTTAGAACTTTTAGAACATCTTGTTGAGGAATACAAACCAATTGCCGAACAAAAAAATCTAATTTTAAAATTAATTAACTCAACAGAAAGTGCAGAATTAATTTTAGATAAAAAATCTATTGTTGATGTTTTTTCAAATCTAATTGATAATGCAATTAAATTTACCAGAAAAGGTTCTGTTACAATTCAGTTAAAACAAACATTATTTAATGAAATATCAGTTTCTGTTATCGATACTGGGATTGGAATTTCTGAAAAATTTATTGGATATATGTTTCATCCTTTTTCACAAGAAACAACCGGTTATACAAGAAAGTTTGATGGAAATGGTTTAGGTTTGGCATTAGTAAAACAATATTGCGATTTAAATAAAGCTGAAATATTTGCAAGCAGTGAAAAAGGTGTTGGGTCAAACTTTACAATTATTTTTCAGTAA
- a CDS encoding PAS domain S-box protein — protein sequence MQDKFTESINSEIKTVDQSLSLLKTALDSAANGVVITDISGKIIYINNSYQNLTGYKNEEIINKNPKILKSGEHNRMFYKELWDTILAGKIWSGVLTNRKKNGNIYVEEMTITPVKNNLGEIVNFIAIKQDITARKKMEEELKHNDYKYKMMIKNSTLGIMRIDQSGKIIMANPALCRMLKYNSQAELIAQEISRIYFSLNSRNKFLQILFREGKISNYEEVFIQRDGNLLEVKKTSWQVKDKENKVLYYEIIIEDITKQKQIYKKLNESEFKYKILIDKLYEAVYLLIGNKLEIANAKFMEMLEITEEEIYKSDFDLMNFVSDESKEMLIERGLKILNGEDVAKKYFMTIKSKTGLKKNVEVSTSYLTFNDKIATQGVIRELN from the coding sequence ATGCAAGATAAATTTACCGAATCAATAAATTCGGAAATAAAAACTGTTGATCAATCATTAAGTTTATTAAAAACCGCTTTAGACTCTGCTGCAAACGGAGTTGTAATAACAGACATTTCCGGAAAAATAATTTACATAAATAATTCATACCAAAATTTAACCGGTTATAAAAACGAAGAAATTATAAATAAAAATCCCAAAATTTTAAAATCCGGCGAACATAATAGAATGTTTTACAAAGAACTTTGGGATACAATTCTAGCTGGAAAAATTTGGTCCGGAGTTTTAACAAATAGAAAAAAAAATGGAAATATTTATGTTGAGGAAATGACAATAACTCCGGTAAAAAACAATCTTGGTGAAATAGTTAACTTTATAGCAATTAAGCAAGATATTACAGCAAGAAAAAAAATGGAAGAAGAGCTTAAGCACAATGATTATAAATATAAAATGATGATTAAAAATTCGACCTTGGGAATTATGAGAATTGATCAAAGCGGAAAAATCATTATGGCAAATCCGGCATTGTGCAGAATGCTAAAATACAATTCACAAGCAGAATTAATTGCTCAAGAAATCAGCAGAATATATTTTTCACTTAACAGCAGAAATAAATTTCTGCAAATACTTTTTAGAGAAGGTAAAATTTCAAATTATGAAGAAGTATTTATCCAAAGAGATGGAAATTTATTGGAAGTTAAAAAAACTTCATGGCAAGTTAAAGACAAAGAAAATAAAGTTTTATACTACGAAATTATAATTGAAGATATTACAAAACAAAAACAAATTTATAAAAAACTTAACGAATCTGAATTTAAATATAAAATTCTAATTGATAAATTATATGAAGCAGTATACTTACTTATTGGTAATAAATTAGAAATTGCAAATGCGAAATTCATGGAAATGTTAGAAATTACAGAAGAAGAAATTTATAAATCAGATTTTGATTTGATGAATTTTGTTTCTGATGAAAGCAAAGAAATGTTGATAGAGCGTGGATTAAAAATTCTAAATGGTGAAGATGTTGCAAAAAAATATTTTATGACAATCAAAAGTAAAACCGGATTGAAAAAAAATGTTGAAGTTTCTACAAGTTACTTAACGTTTAATGATAAAATTGCAACACAAGGTGTTATAAGAGAATTAAATTAA
- a CDS encoding 5'-nucleotidase C-terminal domain-containing protein — MKNLHLLLITTIIFITSNKLFSQSDTLTILHVNDTHSCLTPLGPRDETLKGKTGGIARAASIIGYNKLTEPNVLTLHAGDVFIGDIFFNVFYGAAEFQIMNSLGFDAMTIGNHEFDLQPSTLESALQNSFLPEEGFPLLSANFVLIEDTLQTLKSYIKPFTIKEYGNVKVGIFGLTTPETNLLSFPAPVIFDTNIVTIAVSMIDSLIANQCNVIICLSHLGFELDQILASYVPYIDIIVGGHDHYKFEEPISIRQESGKTTYIVQADGFYSTIGKMQLEISNENISLLNYELIPLDESIPEEESITSIIADLTDQVEATYGTVFSQQIGYAENDFEEVANPLLNGFIDTPIGNLVTDAFREKTGTDIAIEPGGSTAQILNAGPIVPADVFRSIGYGFNTVNGLGYRIVTFKMTGLDIITGLEFGLSSIEKNDEFLIQVSGMNYGCNLNNNPYERVTYALVNGEPIELEKVYSVTSNEFVLGFLQLFLGLTVTDIYLYDDLTEFQVVSEYIGSKGIISPITDGRITDLKEEKKSKLPDEFKLNQNYPNPFNPKTNIGFSIPKNSFTELKIYNSLGEEISTLVSQNLQSGNYEFEWDATFLASGVYFYKLTAGNFISIKKAMLLK, encoded by the coding sequence ATGAAAAACTTACATTTGCTTTTAATCACAACAATTATTTTTATTACTTCTAACAAATTATTTTCACAATCTGATACTTTAACAATTCTACATGTAAATGATACTCATTCATGCCTTACTCCATTGGGCCCGCGTGATGAAACTCTAAAAGGAAAAACCGGAGGAATTGCCCGTGCAGCTTCAATTATTGGTTACAACAAATTAACAGAACCAAATGTTTTAACTCTTCATGCTGGTGACGTTTTTATTGGAGATATTTTTTTCAATGTATTTTATGGTGCAGCTGAATTTCAGATAATGAATTCTTTAGGATTTGATGCAATGACTATAGGAAATCATGAATTTGATTTACAACCATCAACTTTAGAATCAGCACTACAAAATTCGTTTTTACCTGAAGAAGGTTTTCCATTGCTTTCTGCAAATTTTGTTTTAATTGAAGACACACTTCAAACATTAAAAAGCTATATAAAACCTTTCACAATTAAAGAATATGGAAATGTTAAAGTTGGGATATTTGGATTAACAACTCCTGAAACAAATTTACTTTCTTTCCCTGCTCCTGTAATTTTTGATACTAATATTGTTACGATAGCTGTTTCAATGATTGATTCGCTGATCGCAAATCAATGCAACGTAATAATCTGCTTATCACATTTAGGATTTGAATTAGATCAAATTCTTGCTTCATATGTTCCCTATATTGATATCATAGTTGGTGGTCACGATCACTACAAATTTGAAGAACCTATTTCAATAAGACAAGAATCTGGTAAAACTACCTATATTGTTCAAGCTGATGGTTTTTATTCCACAATAGGTAAAATGCAATTGGAAATTTCGAATGAAAACATTTCTCTGTTAAATTATGAATTGATTCCACTTGATGAAAGCATACCAGAAGAAGAATCAATAACATCAATTATTGCAGATTTAACAGATCAAGTTGAAGCAACATATGGAACAGTTTTTTCTCAACAAATTGGTTATGCAGAAAATGATTTTGAAGAAGTTGCAAATCCATTGTTAAATGGATTTATTGATACCCCTATTGGGAATTTAGTTACTGATGCTTTCAGAGAAAAAACTGGAACCGACATAGCTATTGAACCGGGTGGATCTACTGCTCAAATTCTAAATGCAGGACCAATTGTGCCAGCAGATGTTTTTAGATCAATCGGTTATGGATTTAATACTGTTAATGGATTAGGTTATAGAATTGTAACATTTAAAATGACTGGACTTGATATTATTACTGGTTTGGAATTTGGATTATCGAGCATTGAAAAAAATGATGAATTTTTAATTCAAGTTTCCGGAATGAACTATGGCTGTAATCTTAATAATAACCCTTATGAGAGAGTAACATATGCTTTAGTAAATGGAGAACCAATAGAGTTGGAAAAGGTATATTCAGTTACTTCAAATGAATTTGTGTTAGGATTTCTTCAATTATTTTTAGGATTAACAGTTACAGATATTTATTTGTATGATGATTTAACTGAATTTCAAGTTGTTTCAGAATATATTGGATCCAAAGGCATTATATCTCCAATAACTGATGGTAGAATCACAGATTTAAAAGAAGAAAAAAAATCCAAATTGCCTGATGAATTTAAACTAAACCAGAACTATCCAAATCCATTTAATCCTAAAACAAATATAGGTTTCAGCATTCCCAAAAATAGTTTTACAGAATTAAAAATTTATAATTCTTTAGGTGAAGAAATTTCAACTTTAGTTTCGCAAAATTTACAAAGCGGGAATTATGAATTTGAATGGGATGCAACATTTTTAGCAAGTGGGGTTTATTTTTATAAACTTACTGCGGGAAATTTCATTTCAATAAAAAAGGCAATGTTACTCAAATAA